The following proteins are encoded in a genomic region of Paenibacillus sp. FSL H3-0469:
- a CDS encoding DUF1540 domain-containing protein — MTKPLVKCSVSNCHYWGEQNLCRAEEIVIEIDQHAGSRYMEEYAEELTAGNHHDHAGTSSATCCLTFKPNA, encoded by the coding sequence ATGACAAAACCGCTTGTGAAATGTAGTGTGAGCAACTGTCATTATTGGGGAGAACAGAACCTGTGCCGTGCCGAGGAAATTGTCATTGAGATCGATCAGCATGCAGGCAGCCGTTACATGGAGGAATACGCAGAGGAGCTGACGGCGGGTAATCATCATGATCATGCCGGAACCTCGTCCGCAACCTGTTGTCTGACGTTCAAGCCGAACGCTTGA
- the thiI gene encoding tRNA uracil 4-sulfurtransferase ThiI, translated as MDYADMLLLRFGEFILKGKNRSRFEKTVLRHVKEMVKPYPNVKLTREFGRIYVELNGEPAGELTEALVNVFGIASISPVKVSRPEFEDILAASKTFLHLIAPAAGTSFKVSARRVWKGFPYGSIEMNKLIATPLLQGYPGLLVDVKSPDLELKIEIREEHTLIFCENIAGVGGFPLGTNGKAMLLLSGGIDSPVAGWSSMRRGLEVECVHFYSYPYTSELARQKVVDLARILSRYAGVIKLHLVPFTEVQTSFTGIGQDNLIITLMRRAMLRIATALAEKEGALALITGDSLGQVASQTLPSMNVIGRATALPLLRPLVMMDKSEIVELSQTIGTYDLSILPYEDCCTLFVPKSPTTNPNMRIVDKIEATLPGYQALLDTAVAGTETVLITPYGNEKPEDLVPAQAGLQEEWF; from the coding sequence ATGGACTATGCGGATATGCTCCTGCTGCGCTTCGGGGAGTTCATTCTCAAAGGAAAGAACCGCAGCCGGTTCGAGAAGACCGTACTGCGGCATGTGAAGGAGATGGTGAAGCCGTATCCTAATGTGAAGCTGACCCGGGAGTTCGGACGGATCTATGTCGAATTGAACGGTGAACCCGCAGGAGAATTAACGGAGGCGCTCGTAAATGTATTCGGGATCGCTTCGATTAGCCCGGTGAAGGTCTCCCGGCCGGAATTCGAGGATATTCTTGCGGCCAGCAAGACCTTCCTCCATCTTATTGCTCCGGCGGCGGGAACCAGCTTCAAGGTTAGCGCGCGCCGGGTGTGGAAGGGCTTCCCCTACGGCTCTATAGAGATGAATAAGCTTATAGCTACACCGCTGCTGCAGGGATATCCGGGGCTGCTGGTAGATGTGAAGTCTCCCGATCTGGAGCTGAAGATTGAGATTCGTGAAGAGCATACTCTTATTTTCTGCGAGAATATTGCCGGAGTCGGCGGCTTCCCGCTGGGAACGAACGGCAAGGCTATGCTGCTGCTCTCCGGCGGGATCGACAGTCCGGTTGCGGGCTGGTCATCGATGCGCAGGGGGCTGGAGGTAGAGTGCGTTCACTTTTACAGCTATCCTTATACGAGCGAGCTTGCCCGCCAGAAGGTTGTAGATTTGGCGCGTATCTTGTCGCGTTATGCTGGTGTAATCAAGCTGCATCTGGTTCCGTTCACGGAGGTGCAGACCTCTTTTACCGGGATCGGGCAGGATAACCTGATTATTACACTCATGCGCCGGGCTATGCTGCGGATTGCTACCGCCCTTGCGGAGAAGGAGGGGGCACTTGCGCTGATAACCGGCGACAGTCTGGGCCAGGTGGCCAGCCAGACTCTGCCCAGCATGAATGTGATCGGGCGTGCAACGGCTCTTCCGCTGCTGCGTCCGCTGGTGATGATGGACAAGAGTGAGATCGTGGAGCTCTCGCAGACCATCGGTACGTATGACTTGTCCATCCTGCCATACGAGGATTGCTGTACACTGTTCGTGCCCAAATCGCCGACGACGAATCCGAATATGCGGATTGTAGACAAGATTGAAGCGACGCTGCCGGGCTATCAGGCGTTACTCGATACGGCGGTTGCCGGAACCGAGACCGTACTCATTACACCTTATGGCAACGAGAAGCCGGAGGACTTAGTACCGGCACAAGCAGGCCTTCAGGAAGAGTGGTTCTGA
- a CDS encoding cysteine desulfurase family protein → MLYWDYAAAAPPYEEVVQTLEQVMRKHFANPSSLHRAGEEADKLIKRAREVCAAALDVLPQEIIFTSGATESNNLAVKGAALQYQSRGRHIVTTELEHPSVYESCLQLQKLGWEVTFVAPDSQGVVEPSQIAAAVRPDTVLVSVMHVNNEIGTVQPLREIGQQVKAVNRRTLFHVDGVQGYGKLEVELKAWQADLYSLSAHKLRGPRGTGILYVREGVTLFPLLTGGSQEQGKRAGTENVPNIVASAKAMRMSGEQREAFSARIRPLKAQLENYIAGIPELVLNSMEDGAPHIVHFSYPGMKGEVLARRLEELGMAVATRSACSSRLAEPSRILLSMGRDTAAALGGIRISLGDSHTQQDVIRLEQSLLAAVQSLKIAEGGMK, encoded by the coding sequence ATGCTGTATTGGGATTATGCCGCTGCTGCCCCTCCCTATGAGGAGGTAGTGCAGACGCTGGAGCAGGTGATGAGGAAGCACTTCGCCAACCCCTCTTCCCTGCACCGGGCGGGAGAAGAGGCGGACAAGCTGATCAAGCGTGCGCGCGAAGTATGCGCAGCTGCGCTTGATGTGCTGCCGCAGGAAATTATATTCACCTCGGGTGCTACCGAGAGCAACAATCTGGCGGTCAAAGGGGCTGCGCTGCAGTATCAGAGCAGAGGGCGGCATATTGTGACCACGGAGCTGGAGCACCCTTCGGTCTACGAGAGCTGTCTTCAGCTGCAAAAGCTGGGCTGGGAGGTTACCTTCGTAGCCCCTGACTCTCAGGGAGTAGTTGAACCCTCGCAGATTGCTGCTGCGGTCCGGCCGGATACCGTGCTGGTCAGTGTGATGCACGTGAATAATGAGATCGGCACGGTGCAGCCGCTGCGTGAGATCGGACAACAGGTCAAGGCGGTGAACCGCCGGACCCTGTTTCATGTAGATGGCGTGCAGGGCTACGGTAAGCTTGAGGTCGAACTGAAGGCCTGGCAGGCTGATCTGTACAGCCTGTCCGCACATAAATTACGCGGTCCGCGCGGGACGGGCATTCTTTATGTCAGAGAAGGAGTTACGCTGTTTCCCTTGTTGACTGGCGGGTCCCAGGAACAGGGCAAGCGCGCCGGAACAGAGAATGTGCCTAATATTGTAGCTTCAGCCAAGGCCATGCGGATGAGCGGGGAACAGCGGGAGGCCTTCAGCGCCCGGATTCGTCCGCTCAAGGCACAGCTGGAGAATTATATAGCAGGGATACCGGAGCTTGTGCTGAACAGCATGGAGGACGGGGCGCCGCATATTGTTCATTTCTCTTACCCCGGCATGAAAGGGGAGGTCTTGGCCCGCAGGCTGGAGGAGCTAGGGATGGCGGTCGCCACACGCTCCGCCTGTTCCTCGCGCCTGGCCGAGCCGAGCCGGATTCTGCTGTCGATGGGCAGGGATACCGCTGCTGCGCTTGGCGGCATACGGATCAGCCTGGGCGACAGCCACACGCAGCAGGATGTGATCCGGCTGGAGCAGTCGCTGCTGGCAGCCGTCCAATCCTTGAAGATTGCAGAAGGAGGCATGAAATAA
- a CDS encoding TerC family protein, protein MDSLLLLGEILMINLVLSGDNAMVIAMASKNLPEKHRKLAVWWGAAGAVALRCILTFAAVLLLKIPYIEAGGAMLLLWISFKLLLEDEEELRIEGSPSVWKSVRTILLADFIMSLDNVLAIAGLAKGDLALIVIGIAISIPIVVWGSGIIVGWLHRFPVLVFIGAYILAYTAGNMLLQDAKFGPVISFLLPSLHAMLPMLLGIIVVVTGMLKHRKVSAG, encoded by the coding sequence ATGGATTCATTATTGCTGCTTGGTGAAATTCTAATGATTAATCTGGTGCTCAGCGGAGACAACGCCATGGTCATTGCGATGGCCAGCAAAAATCTGCCGGAGAAGCACAGAAAGCTGGCTGTCTGGTGGGGGGCAGCCGGAGCGGTCGCGCTGCGCTGTATCCTGACCTTCGCCGCAGTGCTGTTGCTCAAGATTCCCTATATTGAAGCCGGAGGGGCAATGCTGCTGCTATGGATATCCTTCAAGCTGCTGCTCGAAGACGAGGAAGAGCTGAGAATTGAGGGAAGCCCCAGCGTCTGGAAGTCGGTACGCACCATCCTGCTGGCGGACTTCATCATGAGCCTGGATAATGTACTGGCGATTGCCGGGCTTGCCAAAGGGGATCTGGCCCTCATCGTAATCGGGATTGCGATCAGCATTCCGATTGTCGTCTGGGGGAGCGGCATTATCGTGGGCTGGCTGCACCGCTTCCCGGTGCTGGTGTTCATCGGCGCCTATATTCTGGCGTATACCGCCGGGAACATGCTGCTGCAGGATGCCAAATTCGGCCCGGTGATTTCGTTCCTGTTGCCGTCGCTTCATGCTATGCTGCCGATGCTGCTGGGCATTATCGTGGTTGTTACGGGCATGCTGAAGCACAGGAAAGTATCCGCAGGCTGA
- a CDS encoding PLP-dependent aminotransferase family protein encodes MHIDLLRSGDKPLPRQISETIAQRITSGLLQPGSRLPSVRGLSSSLKVSQVTVSKAYADLELRGHILCRQGKGCYVAERDRSRQDAEAGWQDGYDDYLPRAQLWRNFDYSEVEYPFHLASIHSSLLPLGPIGTTMAALVKDQPELMATYGNFQGDPELREVMRRHLQSRGIQLGAGDLMITSGAQQGIDLVARTFVGPGDTVYLEAPSYTGAIDVFAGRGAEMIFVPMDGDGMRVDQLTAMCDRRPPKLIYTNPTFQNPSGVTMSMPRRQRLLELARSYRCLIVEDDPFSDLYFHQPPPASIKSLDTAGHVVYMKSFSKVLAPGCRIACVAAEGNILSRLIAAKSASDLGSPLLTQRAVLPFIGRQYDEYAAKLRSALRVRQEAAARLLKQYAPAGVTWQLPGGGLNLWLQLPESPAIEELHALAEQEGISFLPGDVCYAGDTPSRHIRLSYSQLTLEGMERGLRQFLLLLERHLRS; translated from the coding sequence ATGCATATTGATTTACTCCGCAGCGGCGACAAACCGCTGCCCCGGCAGATCAGTGAGACGATCGCGCAGCGGATCACCTCGGGGCTGCTCCAGCCGGGTTCGCGGCTGCCGTCTGTCAGAGGGCTGTCCTCCTCCTTGAAGGTTAGCCAGGTAACGGTAAGCAAGGCTTACGCTGACCTGGAGCTGCGCGGACATATTCTGTGCAGGCAGGGCAAGGGCTGCTATGTGGCAGAACGGGACCGGAGCAGGCAAGACGCAGAAGCGGGGTGGCAGGACGGATATGATGACTATCTGCCACGGGCCCAGCTCTGGCGTAACTTCGATTATTCTGAGGTAGAATATCCCTTTCATCTGGCCTCCATTCACAGCAGTCTGCTCCCGCTTGGGCCGATTGGCACGACCATGGCTGCACTGGTGAAGGACCAGCCTGAGCTAATGGCCACTTATGGTAATTTTCAGGGAGACCCGGAGCTGCGCGAGGTGATGCGCAGGCACCTGCAGAGCCGCGGAATCCAGCTGGGCGCCGGTGATTTGATGATCACAAGCGGTGCGCAGCAGGGGATCGATCTGGTCGCCCGGACCTTTGTTGGGCCGGGGGATACGGTGTATCTGGAGGCGCCCAGCTATACGGGGGCGATTGATGTTTTTGCCGGGCGGGGGGCTGAGATGATCTTCGTTCCGATGGACGGGGACGGCATGCGGGTGGACCAGCTTACAGCGATGTGTGACCGGAGGCCGCCTAAGCTCATCTATACGAATCCGACCTTTCAGAATCCGAGCGGGGTCACCATGAGCATGCCAAGAAGACAGCGACTGCTGGAGCTTGCCCGCAGTTACCGCTGTCTCATTGTGGAGGATGATCCGTTCAGTGACCTGTACTTCCATCAGCCGCCCCCGGCGTCCATTAAATCGCTGGATACCGCCGGGCATGTAGTCTATATGAAGAGCTTCAGCAAAGTCCTCGCCCCCGGCTGCCGGATCGCCTGTGTTGCTGCTGAGGGCAATATTCTCTCCCGGCTGATCGCCGCCAAGTCAGCCAGTGATTTGGGCAGTCCGCTGCTGACCCAGCGGGCTGTACTGCCCTTCATCGGGCGCCAATATGACGAGTACGCAGCGAAGCTGCGGTCCGCGCTGCGTGTCCGCCAGGAGGCGGCGGCGAGGCTGCTGAAGCAGTATGCTCCGGCCGGGGTAACCTGGCAGCTGCCGGGGGGCGGGCTGAATCTGTGGCTGCAGCTGCCGGAATCCCCCGCGATTGAGGAGCTGCACGCTCTGGCCGAGCAGGAAGGGATCTCCTTCCTGCCGGGTGATGTCTGCTATGCCGGGGATACACCCTCCAGGCATATCCGCTTAAGCTATTCGCAGCTGACGCTGGAGGGGATGGAGCGCGGACTCCGCCAGTTCCTGCTGCTGCTGGAACGGCATCTGCGCTCTTAA
- a CDS encoding TerC family protein, which translates to MNTSAMDFILSLLNIVFLDLILAGDNAIVIGLAARNLQGKRQKQAILLGTGGAVILRIIATILVVWLLKIPWLLAIGGLLLILIAYKLLSGGSAETDIQAGGTLWAAVRTIVIADAAMGLDNVIAVAGAANHNITLVVLGLLISVPIVVWGSTLFIRLINRYPWIIYHGSGVLGFTASTMISGEKVIAPYFKAHPLLHILFIAAVIAGILAAGHWKRRRTDSALQNHSS; encoded by the coding sequence ATGAATACATCCGCTATGGATTTCATATTATCTCTGCTGAATATTGTGTTCCTCGATCTGATTCTGGCAGGCGATAATGCCATCGTCATCGGCCTGGCCGCGCGGAACCTGCAGGGAAAGCGGCAGAAGCAGGCGATTCTGCTTGGTACAGGCGGTGCAGTGATCCTACGGATCATCGCGACGATTCTTGTGGTGTGGCTGCTTAAAATTCCATGGCTGCTGGCAATCGGCGGGCTGCTGCTAATCCTTATAGCTTATAAGCTGCTGTCCGGCGGCAGTGCAGAGACGGATATTCAGGCCGGCGGAACTCTGTGGGCAGCTGTCCGGACGATTGTGATAGCCGATGCAGCCATGGGACTGGACAACGTTATTGCTGTTGCCGGTGCAGCGAATCATAATATTACGCTAGTGGTGCTGGGATTGCTGATCAGCGTGCCTATTGTGGTCTGGGGAAGTACCCTGTTTATCCGGTTAATCAACCGGTATCCATGGATTATCTATCACGGGTCAGGCGTACTCGGCTTCACAGCCTCCACCATGATTTCCGGCGAGAAGGTCATTGCCCCTTATTTCAAGGCACATCCGCTGCTGCACATTCTGTTCATCGCCGCAGTAATTGCCGGTATCCTGGCTGCGGGACACTGGAAGCGCCGCCGGACGGACTCCGCTCTTCAGAACCACTCTTCCTGA
- a CDS encoding YpuI family protein, which translates to MSAVSVQKLCESTREKLKSVIDKMELFLNEHALPQLVTEEDEETLHFYRGFLSDLRHLLVFSEMSYEKLGLALRRATFDEPFAQKALYNVYHLGVNNFFYPKNESYSEDGRYAYTGQDAIRFRKKPVRPARDIIMEITKVYEELRDDLTYYENDYLTEKRMQNQV; encoded by the coding sequence ATGTCAGCAGTAAGTGTGCAGAAGTTGTGTGAATCGACGAGAGAGAAGCTTAAATCCGTTATCGACAAAATGGAACTGTTCCTGAACGAGCATGCACTGCCGCAGCTTGTTACCGAAGAGGATGAAGAAACGCTGCATTTCTATCGGGGGTTCTTGTCCGATCTCCGGCATCTGCTGGTGTTCTCGGAAATGTCTTATGAGAAGCTTGGGCTTGCACTGCGCCGCGCTACCTTTGATGAACCTTTCGCGCAAAAAGCGCTATATAATGTATATCATCTCGGAGTTAATAACTTCTTCTATCCTAAGAATGAGAGTTATTCGGAGGATGGACGTTATGCCTATACCGGTCAGGATGCGATCCGTTTCCGCAAGAAGCCTGTCCGTCCGGCACGCGATATCATTATGGAGATCACCAAGGTCTATGAGGAACTGCGTGATGATCTGACTTATTATGAGAATGATTATTTGACGGAGAAGCGGATGCAGAATCAGGTGTAA
- a CDS encoding S8 family peptidase — MSRKNLTVAGIVTAALTVLLLTFALRPEGSGGTLRQASVPNPSEEKVIKKTTLVQDVTATDKLNRVDVNRHLSTLLADMHHASPEAISAYAASLQQGHGHITMLMMVDFNTRKTTTFKSSLPEGTDQENKQLLHYLNTAKAAIKGHQSYESPSFIIGDKKYYFVAQRNREGQLAVIALINQKILDRVALHQLKNLRLIPYPKEGKYRIESVHADTLKDITVKTGHDNENASHYYENEIVVRFPNGHPTAAQLQTIAADIRCKEPRKLGYAYIFRSEQMSYSQLKTYFAKKWHPLYAEPHYMYLTNDTVSENTGANVITPNDLLFSTYQWNLPAIETPQGWNLSKGSKEIVIAVVDTGVQANHPDLKGQLLKGYNAITSGSTPDDDVGHGTHVAGIIGALTNNEEGVAGISWYNKILPVKALDNSGAGTTYSVAEGIIWAADQGAKVINLSLGNYADSQFLHDAIKYAYDRDVVIVSASGNDNTERPGYPAAYEEVIAVAATNAAGERASFSNYGDYIDVTAPGESIASTYPDNQYAALSGTSMASPHVAALAGLVRSLNPALTNKEVAALLTSNAIDLGTAGHDKYYGWGQVDIYRTLQAAGGGQVPLQLFPQQVGKQLDSIQ; from the coding sequence ATGTCACGTAAAAATTTAACCGTCGCCGGTATAGTCACTGCTGCGCTGACCGTACTGCTGCTCACCTTCGCCCTGCGGCCGGAAGGCAGCGGCGGTACCCTTCGGCAAGCGTCTGTGCCTAATCCCTCTGAGGAAAAAGTAATCAAGAAAACCACCCTCGTGCAGGATGTAACGGCCACTGACAAGCTGAACCGCGTCGATGTAAACAGACATCTGAGCACCCTGCTGGCCGATATGCATCACGCTTCGCCTGAAGCTATCTCAGCATATGCCGCGAGCCTTCAGCAGGGACACGGGCATATTACCATGCTGATGATGGTTGATTTCAACACCCGTAAGACAACCACCTTCAAATCTTCTCTGCCGGAAGGAACCGACCAGGAGAATAAGCAGCTGCTTCATTATCTGAACACTGCCAAAGCTGCGATCAAAGGCCACCAGTCCTATGAATCCCCCTCGTTCATCATCGGCGACAAAAAGTATTATTTCGTAGCCCAGCGTAACCGGGAGGGTCAACTGGCTGTCATCGCCCTGATTAACCAGAAGATTCTGGACCGCGTTGCACTGCATCAGCTCAAGAATCTGCGGCTCATTCCGTACCCGAAGGAAGGCAAGTACCGGATAGAATCCGTCCACGCCGATACCTTGAAGGACATTACGGTCAAGACTGGACATGACAATGAGAACGCCAGCCATTACTATGAGAATGAGATTGTTGTCCGCTTCCCGAATGGTCATCCCACGGCGGCACAGCTTCAGACCATCGCCGCCGATATCCGCTGCAAGGAGCCGCGCAAGCTGGGGTATGCTTATATTTTCCGGTCGGAGCAGATGAGTTACTCCCAGCTCAAGACTTACTTCGCCAAAAAGTGGCATCCGCTGTACGCAGAGCCTCACTATATGTACTTAACCAATGATACGGTAAGTGAAAATACGGGAGCTAATGTGATTACCCCTAACGACCTGCTCTTCTCAACTTACCAGTGGAATCTGCCGGCGATTGAAACCCCGCAGGGCTGGAATCTGTCAAAGGGCAGCAAGGAGATCGTAATCGCCGTTGTGGATACCGGTGTTCAAGCGAACCACCCGGATCTGAAAGGGCAGCTGCTTAAGGGCTACAATGCGATTACCAGCGGCAGCACGCCGGACGACGATGTCGGACATGGCACCCATGTGGCCGGTATCATCGGAGCGTTAACCAATAATGAGGAAGGGGTCGCCGGCATTAGCTGGTATAACAAGATCCTTCCGGTAAAAGCGCTGGATAATTCCGGGGCGGGCACCACCTATTCGGTGGCCGAAGGCATTATCTGGGCGGCAGATCAGGGGGCTAAGGTGATTAATCTCAGCCTGGGCAACTATGCCGACTCGCAGTTCCTGCATGATGCGATTAAGTACGCCTATGACCGGGATGTGGTGATTGTCTCCGCATCTGGCAATGACAATACAGAGCGGCCGGGATATCCCGCAGCCTACGAAGAGGTGATTGCAGTCGCCGCAACGAATGCGGCGGGAGAGCGTGCTTCCTTCTCCAATTATGGGGACTACATCGATGTAACTGCACCCGGAGAGAGCATTGCCAGCACCTATCCCGATAATCAGTATGCGGCGTTATCCGGCACCTCGATGGCCAGTCCCCATGTAGCGGCGCTGGCCGGACTGGTGCGCTCCTTGAACCCTGCGCTGACGAACAAGGAAGTGGCTGCACTCTTGACCTCTAATGCCATCGATCTGGGCACCGCCGGCCATGATAAGTATTACGGCTGGGGCCAGGTGGATATCTACCGAACCCTGCAGGCGGCAGGAGGAGGCCAGGTTCCGCTCCAGCTGTTCCCGCAGCAGGTCGGCAAACAGCTCGATTCTATACAATAA
- the typA gene encoding translational GTPase TypA → MHSRKDIRNIAIIAHVDHGKTTLVDQLLQQSGIFSAHEHVQERAMDSNDIERERGITILAKNTAITYKEFLINIVDTPGHADFGGEVERIMKMVDGVLLVVDAYEGCMPQTKFVLRKALEQHLTPIVVVNKIDRPAARPKEVIDEVLDLFIELEASDDQLEFPVVYASALNGTSSMNAEKQDETMLSLYETIVEHIPAPTEKVEEPLQFLVTLMDYNEYLGRIAIGRVNRGVIKQGQSVTVIMRDGKSKTARIEKLFGFQGLKRVETEEAGAGDIVAIAGIKDINIGETIADPQHPEALPVLKIDEPTMQMTFLVNNSPFAGKEGKWVTSRKLRERLFKELETDVSLRVDETDSPDAFIVSGRGELHLGILIENMRREGYEMQVSKPQVIIKDIDGVRSEPLERLMIDIPEESMGAVMESLGSRKAEMVNMINHGTGQVRLEFLIPARGLIGYNTHFLTLTRGYGVMNHAFDSYAPLVGGQVGGRHQGVLVASESGTTTQYGIVGVEDRGILFLDAGTEIYEGMIVGEHTRDNDIIVNICKEKALTNMRTSGKDDTVKMKTPRTFSLEGALEYLNDDEYCEITPKSVRLRKKILNKGERERVEKQRKAAQASQA, encoded by the coding sequence ATGCATTCAAGAAAAGATATCCGTAACATTGCGATCATTGCCCACGTTGACCATGGTAAAACAACGCTCGTCGATCAGCTTCTCCAGCAGTCCGGGATTTTCAGCGCACACGAGCACGTTCAAGAACGCGCCATGGACTCTAACGATATCGAACGGGAACGTGGAATTACAATCCTAGCTAAAAATACAGCAATTACTTATAAAGAGTTCCTGATTAACATCGTAGATACACCTGGACACGCTGACTTCGGCGGCGAAGTAGAACGGATCATGAAGATGGTTGACGGCGTACTGCTTGTTGTTGATGCTTATGAAGGCTGCATGCCGCAGACCAAGTTCGTACTCCGCAAGGCGCTGGAACAGCACCTGACCCCGATCGTAGTCGTGAACAAGATTGACCGTCCGGCTGCGCGTCCGAAGGAAGTTATTGATGAAGTGCTGGACTTGTTCATTGAGCTTGAAGCCAGTGACGACCAGCTTGAATTCCCTGTAGTCTATGCTTCTGCGCTTAACGGCACATCGAGCATGAACGCTGAGAAGCAGGATGAGACCATGCTTTCGCTTTATGAAACAATCGTTGAGCATATCCCGGCTCCAACCGAGAAGGTTGAAGAGCCACTGCAGTTCCTGGTAACACTGATGGACTACAACGAATACCTGGGCCGTATCGCTATTGGCCGCGTGAACCGCGGTGTAATCAAGCAAGGCCAATCCGTTACAGTCATCATGCGTGACGGCAAGAGCAAGACTGCCCGTATCGAGAAGCTGTTCGGCTTCCAGGGTCTGAAGCGTGTGGAGACAGAAGAAGCAGGCGCAGGCGACATCGTGGCTATTGCCGGTATCAAGGATATCAACATCGGTGAGACCATTGCTGATCCGCAGCATCCTGAAGCGCTGCCTGTTTTGAAGATTGACGAGCCTACCATGCAGATGACATTCCTCGTGAACAACAGCCCGTTCGCAGGTAAAGAAGGCAAGTGGGTTACTTCCCGTAAGCTTCGTGAGCGTCTGTTCAAAGAACTGGAAACGGATGTGAGCTTGCGTGTAGATGAAACTGACAGTCCTGATGCGTTTATCGTTTCTGGACGCGGTGAGCTTCACCTTGGTATCCTGATCGAGAATATGCGCCGTGAAGGTTATGAAATGCAAGTGTCTAAACCGCAAGTAATCATTAAAGACATCGATGGTGTCAGATCCGAGCCGCTTGAGCGCCTCATGATTGACATTCCGGAAGAAAGCATGGGTGCCGTTATGGAAAGTCTGGGCAGCCGCAAAGCCGAGATGGTCAACATGATTAACCACGGCACCGGCCAAGTCCGTCTGGAATTCCTGATTCCGGCACGCGGCCTGATCGGCTATAACACACACTTCCTGACGCTGACACGCGGCTACGGTGTAATGAACCATGCCTTCGATAGCTATGCTCCACTGGTTGGCGGCCAAGTTGGCGGACGTCATCAGGGTGTGCTTGTAGCAAGCGAAAGTGGAACAACAACTCAATACGGCATCGTTGGTGTTGAGGATCGTGGTATTCTCTTCCTGGATGCAGGTACTGAAATTTATGAAGGTATGATTGTAGGCGAGCATACTCGTGATAACGATATTATCGTCAACATTTGCAAAGAAAAAGCACTTACCAACATGCGTACCTCAGGTAAAGATGACACTGTGAAAATGAAGACTCCACGTACCTTCTCTTTGGAAGGCGCGCTTGAATACCTGAACGATGATGAATATTGTGAAATCACTCCTAAATCTGTACGTCTGCGCAAAAAGATCCTGAATAAGGGCGAGCGCGAGCGTGTAGAGAAGCAACGTAAGGCGGCGCAAGCCAGCCAAGCGTAA
- a CDS encoding lytic transglycosylase domain-containing protein, with translation MSINAAAPSGQLKWVDLRSSSMKREDTKANPGVTGSSAAAFTAMLQQAAGTSQATDSSNKSTYVALAGNSSVENLLWQQLGEAAESNSGISGEITQTVPTDYEQLIQTASAKYGVPVDLIKAVIDTESSFNPNVVSSAGAKGLMQLMDGTANGLGVSDPFDPAQSIDGGVRYLSYQLKRYDGQEKMALAAYNAGPGRVNKLGVSSDAELMANLSELPKETQAYIAKIERARAQFAV, from the coding sequence ATGTCAATCAATGCCGCTGCACCAAGCGGTCAGTTGAAATGGGTAGACTTAAGAAGCTCAAGCATGAAGCGTGAGGATACCAAAGCGAACCCCGGAGTGACCGGTTCCTCGGCGGCAGCGTTCACCGCGATGCTTCAGCAGGCGGCGGGGACCTCTCAAGCCACTGACAGCAGCAATAAAAGCACATATGTTGCTCTTGCAGGTAACTCTTCGGTGGAGAATCTGCTGTGGCAGCAGCTTGGGGAAGCAGCCGAGTCCAATAGCGGCATTTCCGGGGAAATAACGCAGACCGTGCCGACAGATTATGAACAGCTAATTCAGACTGCGAGCGCGAAATATGGCGTTCCGGTTGATCTGATCAAGGCGGTTATTGATACGGAATCCTCCTTCAATCCGAATGTTGTATCTTCTGCCGGTGCCAAAGGACTGATGCAGCTAATGGACGGAACGGCTAACGGACTGGGTGTCTCCGATCCCTTCGATCCTGCCCAGAGCATTGACGGCGGTGTCCGATACCTCTCGTACCAGCTTAAGCGGTATGACGGACAGGAGAAGATGGCGCTGGCCGCCTATAATGCCGGACCGGGCAGGGTGAACAAGCTTGGAGTCAGCAGCGATGCTGAGCTTATGGCGAACCTTTCAGAGCTTCCGAAGGAGACTCAGGCCTACATTGCCAAAATAGAACGCGCCCGCGCCCAATTCGCGGTATAA